In Phycisphaerae bacterium, a genomic segment contains:
- a CDS encoding isoprenylcysteine carboxylmethyltransferase family protein: MSLGLLVRVVLFLGVTAALLFGSAGRLDLPFFWAFFGVVIAAWLLALSVIDRGLMQERRQPGPGGTDRQLRFFILPIFAALLVVAGLDAGRFQWSCVPPWVQLLALAAVAAAYGLSIWAMAVNRFYSPVVRIQTDRGHQLITSGPYAYVRHPGYAGSLLVILATGPALGSWWALLPGCAAAACLLRRLLIEDRFLHAHLDGYVEYGRRVRCRLVPGLW; the protein is encoded by the coding sequence GTGTCTCTGGGGCTGCTCGTTCGTGTCGTCCTGTTCCTCGGTGTGACCGCCGCGCTGCTTTTCGGCAGTGCCGGTCGGCTTGACCTGCCGTTCTTCTGGGCGTTCTTTGGGGTGGTGATCGCGGCGTGGCTCCTCGCGCTGTCGGTGATCGACCGCGGGCTGATGCAGGAACGCCGCCAACCCGGCCCCGGCGGCACAGATCGGCAGCTGCGCTTCTTCATCCTGCCGATTTTCGCCGCCCTGCTCGTCGTCGCGGGCCTGGATGCCGGCCGGTTCCAGTGGTCGTGCGTGCCGCCGTGGGTCCAGCTCCTCGCCCTGGCAGCCGTGGCGGCGGCTTATGGTCTGTCCATCTGGGCCATGGCGGTGAATCGCTTTTACTCGCCGGTCGTCCGGATTCAAACGGACCGCGGTCACCAGCTCATCACGTCCGGTCCGTATGCGTACGTCCGGCATCCAGGCTACGCGGGGTCTCTGCTCGTGATCCTCGCGACTGGCCCGGCGCTGGGATCGTGGTGGGCGTTGCTACCCGGGTGTGCGGCGGCCGCGTGCCTGCTGCGCCGCCTGCTCATTGAAGACCGCTTTCTGCATGCGCACCTGGACGGGTACGTTGAGTACGGCCGGCGCGTGCGTTGCCGCCTGGTGCCCGGGTTGTGGTAG
- a CDS encoding VWA domain-containing protein: MHRFCACLCALAWLITGLTDATARADGFIVIHDPPPVLPPHPHPYPPRPPHYRFAPLEVKYHHVTARITDQLAVTEIDQVFYNPNHQQLEGTYLFPIPVGAQIDRFSMDINGREVEAELLDADKARQIYEDIVRKARDPALLEYAGQGLFKVRIFPIEPRSEKRIQLKYTQLLRSDSGMVQYLYPLNTEKFSAAPLQSVSIKVELDCQQPIKSLYSPSHAVEIQRHGDRRAVVGFEARDTKPDTDFQLFFAAENAADVGLSLLTFHDGHDADGGYFLLLVSPSRQMAAEQVVAKDVVFVVDTSGSMADRNKLEQARKALRFCLQNLNDRDRFEIVRFATETQPLFEQLVPVNATNLARAEEFVQKLRPIGGTAIEEALLKALQPASTSGERDRPYFVVFLTDGQPTVGNTNVDQILATVGKAVGDRSIRIFCFGIGTDVNTHLLDQVAQTTRAVSQYVLPDEDIELKVSSFYTKISQPVLANLKLTVGGDLRLAKLYPTDLPDLFQGEQLVVLGRYTGAGDTALTLAGSVNGQPRSFSYDARFARQSTEHSFIPRLWATRRVGFLLDQIRLHGENKELRDEAAALARQYGIVTPYTAYLIVEDEARRDVPTSVRTLQLIDRDETIRARAGRMYEEVNKVASGDAAVGGAQALDALKGAETPAAAPAMANFHVLQGQTGAVAAEGARVQQALQAQQTRFIRGRTFYQNGTLWVDAQVQSRSNVQPVQVKFNSDEYFALLHKHPDAAQWLSVGTHVQLVLNDTVYEIVE, translated from the coding sequence ATGCACCGGTTTTGCGCCTGCCTCTGTGCCCTCGCGTGGCTGATCACCGGCCTCACCGACGCGACCGCCCGCGCGGACGGCTTCATCGTGATTCACGATCCGCCGCCAGTCCTGCCGCCGCACCCGCACCCGTATCCGCCACGTCCGCCGCACTACCGCTTTGCCCCACTCGAGGTGAAGTACCATCACGTGACCGCCCGGATCACTGACCAGTTGGCGGTGACCGAAATTGACCAGGTGTTCTACAACCCGAACCACCAGCAACTCGAGGGCACGTACCTGTTCCCCATCCCCGTCGGCGCGCAGATCGACCGGTTCTCCATGGACATCAACGGCCGTGAGGTCGAGGCCGAGCTGCTGGACGCTGACAAGGCCCGGCAGATTTACGAGGACATCGTTCGTAAGGCGCGCGACCCGGCCCTGCTCGAATACGCCGGTCAGGGCCTGTTCAAAGTGCGCATCTTCCCCATCGAGCCGCGCAGCGAAAAACGCATCCAGCTCAAGTACACGCAGCTCCTGCGCAGCGACAGCGGCATGGTGCAGTACCTTTATCCGCTCAACACCGAGAAATTCTCCGCCGCCCCGTTGCAGAGCGTCTCGATCAAGGTGGAGCTGGACTGCCAGCAGCCGATCAAGTCGCTCTACTCGCCCAGCCACGCGGTCGAGATCCAGCGCCACGGCGACCGGCGGGCGGTCGTCGGCTTCGAAGCGCGCGACACGAAACCCGACACGGACTTTCAGCTCTTCTTCGCGGCCGAAAACGCCGCCGACGTCGGCCTCAGCCTGCTCACGTTCCACGACGGCCATGACGCCGACGGCGGTTACTTCCTGTTGCTCGTGTCGCCGTCCAGGCAAATGGCCGCCGAGCAAGTGGTCGCCAAGGACGTGGTCTTCGTGGTGGACACCTCCGGCTCCATGGCCGACCGCAACAAGCTCGAGCAGGCCAGGAAGGCACTGCGCTTCTGCCTGCAGAACCTGAACGACCGCGACCGCTTCGAGATCGTCCGCTTTGCCACCGAGACGCAGCCGCTGTTCGAGCAGCTTGTCCCGGTGAACGCGACGAACTTGGCCCGGGCCGAGGAGTTCGTCCAAAAGCTCAGGCCGATCGGCGGCACTGCGATCGAGGAGGCCCTGCTCAAAGCGCTGCAGCCTGCCAGTACTTCCGGCGAGCGCGACCGGCCGTACTTCGTGGTCTTCCTCACCGATGGCCAACCGACCGTGGGCAACACCAACGTCGACCAGATTCTTGCCACGGTCGGCAAGGCCGTCGGCGACCGCTCCATCCGCATTTTCTGCTTTGGCATCGGCACCGATGTCAACACGCACCTGCTTGACCAGGTCGCCCAGACGACGCGCGCCGTCAGCCAGTACGTCCTGCCGGACGAGGACATCGAGCTCAAGGTCTCGAGCTTCTACACCAAGATCAGCCAGCCGGTCCTGGCCAACTTGAAGCTGACGGTCGGCGGAGACCTCCGGCTGGCAAAGTTGTACCCCACGGACCTGCCCGACCTGTTCCAGGGCGAGCAGCTCGTGGTGCTCGGCCGCTACACCGGGGCCGGCGATACGGCCCTCACGCTCGCTGGCTCGGTCAACGGTCAACCGCGTTCATTCAGCTACGACGCCCGGTTCGCGCGGCAGTCGACCGAGCACAGCTTCATCCCGCGCCTGTGGGCCACGCGCCGGGTCGGCTTCCTGCTGGACCAGATTCGCCTCCACGGCGAAAACAAGGAGCTCCGCGACGAGGCCGCCGCGCTCGCGCGCCAGTATGGCATCGTCACGCCATATACCGCCTATCTGATCGTCGAGGATGAGGCCCGTCGCGACGTCCCGACGTCGGTCCGTACGCTGCAGCTCATCGACCGCGATGAGACCATCCGCGCGCGGGCCGGCCGGATGTACGAGGAAGTAAACAAGGTCGCGAGCGGCGACGCGGCGGTGGGCGGCGCGCAGGCCCTCGACGCGCTGAAGGGGGCCGAGACGCCCGCCGCGGCCCCTGCGATGGCCAACTTCCACGTCCTCCAGGGTCAAACGGGCGCTGTCGCGGCTGAGGGCGCGCGGGTCCAGCAGGCGCTCCAGGCCCAGCAGACACGGTTCATCCGCGGCCGGACCTTCTATCAGAACGGTACGCTCTGGGTCGATGCCCAGGTGCAGAGCCGCTCGAACGTCCAGCCCGTGCAGGTGAAGTTCAACTCCGACGAGTATTTCGCGTTGCTGCACAAGCACCCCGACGCCGCCCAATGGCTGTCCGTCGGCACGCACGTGCAACTGGTCCTGAACGACACGGTGTACGAGATCGTCGAGTAG